A part of Asterias rubens chromosome 14, eAstRub1.3, whole genome shotgun sequence genomic DNA contains:
- the LOC117299501 gene encoding 60S ribosomal protein L32-like: MAPSVRPLVKRKIVKKKLKKFKRHQSDRYHRVKTNWRRPKGIDNRVRRRFKGQLRMPNVGYGSNKKTKHTLPNGFKKFVVHNVKELEILMMTNRRYAAEIAHGVSSRKRKTIVERAQQLAVKVTNAHARLRSEENE; the protein is encoded by the exons ATGGCGCCGTCCGTCAGACCCCTCGTTAAGCGAAAGATCGTCAAGAAGAAGCTGAAGAAGTTTAAGCGTCATCAGTCCGATCGCTACCACAGAGTGAAG ACAAACTGGAGGAGGCCCAAGGGTATTGACAACAGAGTCCGTCGTCGTTTCAAGGGACAGCTGAGAATGCCCAATGTGGGTTATGGAAGCAACAAGAAGACAAAGCACACGCTGCCAAACGGCTTCAAGAAGTTTGTCGTCCACAATGTCAAG GAGCTCGAAATTCTCATGATGACCAACAGACGTTACGCTGCCGAGATTGCCCACGGTGTCTCCTCAAGAAAACGCAAGACGATCGTCGAGCGTGCCCAACAGCTGGCCGTCAAGGTAACCAACGCCCATGCCCGCCTCCGCAGCGAGGAGAACGAGTAG
- the LOC117299461 gene encoding 26S proteasome regulatory subunit 6A-B yields MAASAKLEDKAIWEDGEDSVGEEVLRMSNDEIVGRTRLLDNEIKIMKSEIMRINHELQAQKEKIKENQEKIKVNKTLPYLVSNVIELLDVEPEDTGEAEGANVDLDSQRKGKCAVIKTSTRQTYFLPVIGLVDPEQLHPGDLVGVNKDSYLILETLPQEFDSRVKAMEVDERPTEQYSDIGGLDKQIQELIEAVVLPMTHKERFENIGIQPPKGVLLYGPPGTGKTLMARACAAQTKSTFLKLAGPQLVQMFIGDGAKLVRDAFALAKEKLPAIIFIDELDAIGTKRFDSEKAGDREVQRTMLELLNQLDGFSSSEEIKVIAATNRVDILDPALLRSGRLDRKIEFPNPNEEARARILQIHSRKMNVGSDVNFEELARCTDDFNGAQCKAVCVEAGMIALRRGATELAHEDYMDGILEVQAKKKANLNYYA; encoded by the exons atggcagccTCGGCAAAGTTGGAAGACAAGGCAATTTGGGAAGATGGAGAG GATTCAGTTGGTGAGGAAGTATTACGGATGTCAAACGATGAAATCGTTGGACGAACTAGACTGTTGGACAATGAAATCAAG ATAATGAAGAGCGAAATCATGCGGATCAATCATGAACTGCAAgctcaaaaagaaaaaatcaaggAGAATCAAGAGAAAATCAAAGTGAACAAAACTCTCCCGTACTTGGTGTCAAACGTGATCGAG CTATTGGATGTAGAGCCAGAGGATACAGGAGAGGCTGAGGGCGCTAACGTTGATTTGGACTCGCAGCGTAAAGGCAAATGTGCCGTCATCAAAACCTCAACAAGACAG ACATACTTCCTGCCAGTCATCGGATTAGTTGATCCAGAACAGCTTCATCCCGGGGATCTAGTCGGAGTCAATAAAGACTCATACCTTATCCTGGAAACTCTCCCGCAAGA atTTGATTCTCGAGTGAAAGCCATGGAGGTTGACGAGAGACCTACAGAGCAGTACAGCGATATCGGTGGGCTGGACAAGCAGATACAAGAG TTGATTGAGGCAGTAGTATTACCAATGACACAcaaagaacgctttgaaaaCATCGGTATCCAGCCACCTAAAGGAGTTCTTTTGTACGGACCGCCGGGTACCGGGAAAACGCTCATGGCCAGAGCGTGTGCAGCACAAACAAAG TCCACATTCCTGAAACTCGCCGGACCTCAACTCGTCCAGATGTTCATCGGAGACGGAGCTAAGCTGGTCCGAGACGCCTTCGCCCTGGCCAAGGAGAAACTCCCGGCAATCATCTTCATTGATGAGTTGGATGCCATCGGGACCAAGCGTTTTGACAGCGAAAAAGCTGGGGACAGGGAGGTACAGAGAACGATGTTGGAGCTACTTAACCAGTTGGATGGGTTCAGCTCTAGTGAAGAGATCAAG gTGATTGCAGCAACCAACCGTGTCGACATCTTGGATCCAGCCCTCCTACGATCCGGTCGTCTTGACAGAAAGATAGAGTTCCCCAACCCCAACGAGGAGGCCAGAGCAAGAATTCTACAAATTCACTCCAGGAAAATGAATGTCGG ATCTGATGTTAATTTTGAGGAGTTGGCCCGGTGTACCGATGACTTCAATGGTGCACAATGCAAGGCAGTGTGCGTAGAAGCA GGTATGATCGCATTGAGACGAGGAGCTACTGAACTGGCTCATGAGGATTACATGGATGGCATCCTAGAAGTACAAGCCAAGAAGAAGGCCAACCTTAACTACTACGCTTAG